A single Elusimicrobia bacterium HGW-Elusimicrobia-1 DNA region contains:
- a CDS encoding 2-isopropylmalate synthase — protein MIKYNPNRKTLEQDEYVYELQDVSEPKLYDDVFPYTEIPKIAFNHRIVPMSPAEEIWVTDTTFRDGQQSRAPFTVEQIVKLYELLSRLGGPNGVIRQTEFFVYTQRDRDSIARCRDLGLKFPEITAWIRAKKEDFKLVKEMRLKETGILTSCSDYHIFLKLKKTRRQAMDGYLEIVRAALDEGIIPRCHFEDITRADFYGFVIPFATELMKLSKQYKSPVKIRACDTLGLAVAYPGAALPRNVNGIIYGLTRLAGVPAEWLEWHGHNDFYRALANSTFAWLYGASGANGALLGIGERTGNTPVEALCVEYAALRGSTNGMDLSAITEISEFFIKELGHAVPANQPFVGSHFNVTKAGIHADGIMKDEKIYNIFDTNRLLNRPADVAISDKSGAAGIAFWLNSRLKLSDDNKLGKEHPAVIKIKDWVDEQFAAGRVTDIAEPEMWSLAKQFLPEMVK, from the coding sequence GTGATTAAATACAATCCCAACCGCAAAACTCTCGAACAGGACGAGTACGTCTACGAATTGCAGGACGTTTCCGAACCTAAACTCTACGACGACGTATTCCCTTACACCGAAATCCCCAAAATAGCGTTCAACCATCGCATAGTGCCTATGAGCCCGGCCGAAGAAATATGGGTCACGGATACCACCTTTCGCGACGGACAGCAATCGAGGGCTCCTTTTACCGTCGAGCAGATAGTCAAGCTCTACGAACTCCTCTCACGGCTGGGCGGGCCGAACGGCGTCATTCGTCAAACGGAATTTTTTGTTTATACTCAGCGCGACCGCGATTCTATCGCAAGATGCCGCGACCTCGGACTTAAATTCCCCGAAATAACCGCATGGATCAGAGCCAAAAAAGAGGATTTTAAACTTGTCAAGGAGATGCGCCTTAAAGAAACCGGAATTCTTACTTCCTGCTCGGATTATCATATTTTTCTGAAACTTAAAAAGACGCGCAGACAGGCCATGGACGGTTATCTTGAAATCGTCCGCGCCGCCCTCGACGAGGGAATAATACCGCGGTGCCATTTTGAGGATATAACCCGCGCGGATTTCTATGGTTTTGTAATACCTTTCGCCACGGAACTGATGAAACTCTCCAAGCAGTACAAGTCGCCCGTCAAGATACGCGCCTGCGACACGCTGGGTCTTGCGGTGGCTTACCCGGGCGCGGCGCTCCCGCGCAACGTCAACGGAATAATATACGGGTTGACCCGCCTTGCGGGAGTGCCGGCGGAGTGGCTGGAGTGGCACGGCCACAATGATTTTTACCGCGCGCTGGCGAATTCGACTTTTGCCTGGCTCTACGGCGCCTCCGGCGCAAACGGAGCGCTTTTGGGAATCGGCGAACGCACGGGCAATACGCCCGTCGAGGCCCTCTGCGTGGAATACGCGGCGCTGCGCGGATCCACCAACGGTATGGATCTCTCGGCGATAACCGAAATATCGGAATTTTTCATAAAGGAACTCGGACACGCGGTGCCGGCCAATCAGCCCTTTGTGGGGTCGCATTTCAACGTGACAAAAGCGGGCATTCACGCCGACGGAATAATGAAGGACGAAAAAATTTACAACATATTCGACACGAACCGCCTTCTCAACCGTCCGGCCGACGTGGCGATTTCCGATAAGTCGGGCGCGGCGGGAATAGCGTTCTGGCTGAACTCCCGTCTGAAACTCTCCGATGATAATAAGCTTGGCAAGGAACATCCGGCGGTAATAAAGATAAAGGACTGGGTCGACGAGCAGTTCGCGGCGGGGCGCGTCACCGACATAGCCGAGCCGGAAATGTGGTCGCTGGCAAAGCAATTTCTGCCGGAGATGGTGAAATAG
- a CDS encoding AAA family ATPase, protein MSDLFFSESQSVKTNASAPLAARMAPRTFDEFYGQEDIFGPGKLLRRAVEAGRLGSAIFFGPPGTGKTAAAKLAASLSDSAFVETNAVTCGVADIRKIVSSAKLLLSSKNRRTTLLLDEIHHFNRTQQDALLPDVERGVITLVGLTTENPYFYINPALISRANVFEFKRLRAADLGKILSAAMSDKDRGYGLKTIELAAAAASHLTDYSAGDARRLLNALELAVETTPPRKDGVIVVDLAAASEVIQKKPVLYDKSADAHYDHASAFIKSMRGSDPDAAIYWMSKMLSAGEDPRFLARRVVILAAEDVGTADPQALVLAVAALNAVEFVGMPEARIPLAEAVAYVSTAPKSNAAYLAVEAAMSEVARGPERDVPIHLKDSTADSDALGHGLGYKYPHDFPHGFVTQEYMPVPKKFYDPKETGFEREIKKRIDFWNNLRKNAPAGTDGKKSSEAADKSVNDDEKYPKKKNSR, encoded by the coding sequence ATGTCGGATTTATTTTTTTCTGAGTCGCAGTCCGTTAAAACAAACGCTTCGGCGCCTCTTGCCGCGCGTATGGCGCCGCGGACTTTCGATGAGTTTTACGGGCAGGAAGACATCTTTGGCCCGGGCAAACTCCTGCGCCGCGCCGTGGAAGCCGGACGTTTGGGCTCGGCTATTTTTTTCGGACCTCCGGGTACCGGCAAAACCGCCGCGGCAAAACTTGCGGCGTCGCTTTCGGACTCGGCTTTCGTGGAAACAAACGCCGTAACCTGCGGCGTGGCGGACATAAGAAAAATAGTTTCTTCGGCCAAACTTCTCCTCTCCTCCAAAAACCGCCGCACAACCCTCTTGTTGGACGAAATCCATCACTTCAACCGCACTCAGCAGGACGCTTTGCTGCCCGACGTTGAGCGAGGCGTCATAACTCTGGTGGGCCTCACCACGGAAAATCCCTATTTTTATATAAATCCGGCGCTGATTTCCCGCGCGAATGTTTTTGAGTTCAAGCGGCTTAGGGCCGCCGATCTCGGCAAAATTCTTTCGGCGGCCATGTCCGATAAAGACCGCGGATACGGGCTTAAAACAATAGAACTTGCCGCCGCTGCCGCCTCGCACCTGACGGATTACAGCGCCGGCGACGCCCGAAGATTACTGAACGCTCTTGAACTTGCCGTCGAGACGACTCCCCCGCGGAAGGACGGAGTAATCGTTGTCGATCTTGCCGCCGCTTCCGAAGTCATTCAGAAAAAACCGGTTCTCTACGATAAATCCGCCGACGCCCATTACGATCACGCGTCGGCTTTCATTAAATCTATGCGCGGAAGCGACCCCGACGCGGCCATATACTGGATGTCTAAAATGCTTTCCGCCGGCGAAGATCCGCGGTTTCTGGCCCGACGGGTGGTGATACTTGCCGCCGAAGACGTCGGCACCGCCGACCCGCAGGCGCTCGTGCTGGCCGTAGCGGCGCTGAATGCCGTTGAGTTCGTGGGTATGCCCGAAGCCAGGATACCTCTGGCCGAAGCGGTTGCGTACGTTTCCACCGCGCCAAAATCGAACGCGGCCTATCTTGCGGTTGAAGCCGCAATGTCGGAGGTAGCCCGCGGGCCGGAGCGCGACGTCCCCATCCATCTTAAAGATTCAACGGCGGACTCGGATGCGCTCGGACACGGACTGGGTTACAAATATCCTCACGATTTTCCGCATGGTTTCGTGACGCAGGAATATATGCCCGTTCCAAAAAAGTTTTACGACCCGAAGGAAACGGGATTTGAGAGGGAAATAAAAAAGCGTATCGATTTCTGGAACAATTTAAGGAAGAACGCGCCCGCCGGAACCGACGGCAAAAAATCCTCCGAGGCGGCGGATAAGTCCGTAAATGACGACGAAAAATATCCTAAGAAAAAAAATTCGCGCTAA